The DNA window GTTCATTAGAAATACCCAAACGAAAATCGTTAAGGCTAAAGGAGCAATCAGTTTACTCTTACCGTGGAAAGTATCTTTCACGTTCGAGTCAACGAATTCAACGATCATTTCTACAAAACACTGTAGTTTACCTGGCACGCCAGTGGTCGCTTTGTTCGCGGCACTTTTGAAAATCCAGATAAAAACAAGTCCTAGTAGAACTGACCAAGCCAAAGTATCTACATGCCAAGTCCAGAAACCAGCCTCACTACATGCCTTGTTAAATGCGATACCTGAATCGGTCGTACACATTTTGGCATTGGTAAGGTGGTGCTGAATATAGCCTTGTAAGCTTTGTTCTGCAGCCATTGTTTTTCCTAAAAGTTAATGATTAAAAAAAATCGATGTAAACCAGCTCACTACCGTCACGCTAATAAAACTCACAAACAACCAAAGTGGTTCTACTTGCAATGTTTTAAACGCCACAATAAAAAGTAGAGCGGTTAACAAAAATTTTAGCCCAGCGCCTCGTTTAAACGATTTATGCACTTGGTTTGCCTTACTCGCGCCCACATATCGGAAGGCGTAAACGGCAAATATTAAATTGGGAAGCACAGCAATCACTCCACCGGACAGAGCCGATAGGGCGGCTAAAGCTCCCCAACCAACAAAAACGATAACTGCGATGGCGAATGCCACGACGCCCTGAGATAAAACACCTTTTAATGCAGCTCTTCGATACGGGCTGGCTAACGATTGAGTCACTTTTAGTTAACCTTCGATGGTGTAAAAATCAATCAGGGTATTAAAACTGGCGAAATTATACTTGTTTCTAGCGATTTTGCAACTTGACTCGGTGGACAACGGTGCCATTTCGGCACCATTTTTGCCTATAAAATAAGCGTTAGGAAGGTTGTTGGAGGTCAGGGTGGATACGGCCGAGTATCCCGTCGAGTTCATCGAGACTAGCGTAAGAAATAACCAGCTTGCCTTTTCCCTTTTGGTTGTAACTAATCTCAACTTTCGCGCCTAAATTATCCGCTAATTGTTGTTCCAATAACTGCACATCAGGGTCTTTGTCTTTAACCGTCTTTTCAGGCATTGGTTCAAGCATTTTACGGACAAGTTTTTCCGTTTCACGAACCGTTAAAGCCTTGGCAACGACTGCATTTGCGGCTTCGGATTGTGACGCACCTTCGAGGCCGAGCAAGCAACGAGCATGACCCATTTCAATGTCACCATGCTCTAACAAAATTTTTACATCATCATTAAGATTATTCAAACGCAGTAAATTGGTGACCGTAGTGCGAGATTTACCAACCGCTTCTGCCACTTGCTGATGAGTTAATGCAAATTCATCAATTAAGCGTTGCAGCGCAATTGCTTCTTCCATGGCATTAAGATCTTCACGTTGAATGTTTTCAATCAACGCGATAGCAACCGCCGCTTCATCCGCGACATCCTTGATGATACACGGAACGACATCAAGCTTGGCTAATTGCGAAGCTCGCCATCGACGTTCACCCGCAATAATTTCGTATTTATTTTCGGCAACCGGACGAACTACGATAGGTTGAATAACACCCTGTGCACGAATTGAACTGGCCAACTCTTCAAGTGCTTCTTCTGACATGTCTTTACGCGGTTGATATTTACCGCGCTGCAAAAACTCGATAGGCAGGGTAAGCAAGGTTTTGTCTTGTGAGGCAGTCGCGACATCCTGTGTCGTTTCTACGTGTTCAAGTTTGGGTTCCACCGCGTTCGGTTTCGCTGAACTTAGCAAAGCATCCAAACCACGACCTAAGCCTCGTTTTTTCACCGACATGTTTTTGTTATCCTCAAATTATGCCACTGCGGCTGCTTGTTTTTCTTTTCTGCGCAGAATTTCACCCGCCAATGCAAGATAAGACTTCGCACCACTTGATGCTCTGTCGTAGTACATCGCTGGTGCACCAAAACTAGGCGCTTCGGCGAGTCTTACATTACGTGGAATGACCGTACGATACACCTTATCACCAAAATGTTGCTTCAATTGTTCTGAAACATCATTGGCTAATCGGTTGCGAGGATCGTACATGGTTCGCAAAATTCCCTCAATCTGGAGTTTCGGGTTTACCAGTTTAGACAATTGAGTGATGGTGTCCATGAGCGCCGTTAACCCTTCAAGCGCATAGTACTCGCATTGCATTGGTACTAAAATAGAATCTGCTGCGGCCATTGCATTGACCGTCAGCATGTTAAGCGAAGGCGGGCAATCAATAAAAATAAAGTCATATTCAGCCAATACACTTTCTAGTGCATTGCGCAACCGTACTTCGCGCGCAAATAATTCCATTAATTTCACTTCTGCCGCAGTTACATCACCATTTGCAGCAATTAAATGGTATTCACCTGACGTCTCTTTTGAGATCACGTCATGGATTGGCTTATCTTCAATTAATAAATCGTAAATCGTGGGGACATCACCGTATTTATCAACGCCGCTGCCCATCGTTGCATTACCTTGAGGGTCAAGGTCAATCAACAAGACTTTGCGCTTCGTTGCAGCCATCGACGCCGCCAAATTCACTGCTGTGGTGGTTTTTCCGACTCCACCTTTCTGATTTGCAATCGCAATAACTCGAGCCACGATATCCCCTGATGCTTATTGATTTTTGGCCAGTATGACGAGATGACGCTCGGCACCGAGCTCAGGAACAGACAGTTCAATGTCTTGAACCATAGTGACCCCGGTAGGTAATCCCGAGAGTTCTTCTACAGGAAATTGGCCTTTGAGCGCCAAAAAGAATCCTGAATCATCAATCAAATGCTGACACCAGTCAACCATATCCTGTAAAGAAGCGAATGCTCGACTCAACACACCATCTAATTTAACACTTGGTTGATATTCTTCAACACGAGACTGCACTGGGGTGACGTTTTTTAAATCAAGCGCATGTTTTACTTGAGTTAAAAAACGAACACGCTTGCCAAGGCTATCAAGAAGCACAAAATTTACATCAGGTAGAGCAATGGCCAACACGATACCAGGTAAACCAGGACCCGTACCCACATCAATGTAGTTACTGCCTTTGAGATGTTGCGCTACAACCAAACTGTCCATGATGTGCTTAACCATCATTTCGTTTGGATCACGCACCGAGGTAAGGTTGTATGCTTTATTCCATTTATTCAGCAGTTCAACATAACTCACGAGTTGGTTTTGTTGATGCTCTGTTAGCGCAATGTCCGTTTGCGCTAATAATCGAGAAAGTTGTTGTTGTAACACAGTGTACCTTTTCGTTACGCAGACTTGCGTAATAGACCTTGCTTCTTCAGATACACTAATAATAGCGAAATCGCCGCCGGCGTGATACCAGAAATACGCGAAGCTTGACCAATCGTCTGAGGACGAGCATCCGACAACTTCGTGATGACTTCATTTGATAAGCCACTCACTTGACGATAATCAAAGTCCAATGGCAATGCGGTTTGTTCATGGCGCATTTGTTTTTCAATTTCGTCTTGTTGACGAGCAATGTAACCTGCGTATTTCGTTTGGATCTCAACTTGTTCAAGCGCTTGAAGATTTTCAGACTCAGATCCTAAACCCTCTATCGCCATCAGATCGTGATAATTGATCTCTGGACGGCGCAAAAGATCTTCCAAACTCGCTTCACGTGAAAGCGGCGCTTTTAATAAATTATTCACCGCATTTAAAGCTGGGTGATCTTTATGGATCCATGTAGAACGAATACGTTGTGTTTCTTGCTCCATAACTTCCAACTTTTCATTGAATGCAGCCCAGCGAGCATCATCAACCAGGCCGAGGTCACGGCCTTTAGCGGTTAAACGCAGATCCGCGTTATCTTCACGAAGCAATAAACGGTATTCCGCGCGGCTGGTAAACATGCGATACGGCTCTTTCGTACCGAGCGTTGCTAAGTCATCAATTAATACGCCAACGTATGCTTCGTCACGACGTGGTGTCCAAGCTTCTTTATCTTGCACTTGTAATGCGGCATTCATACCAGCGATAAGACCTTGTGCTCCGGCTTCTTCATAACCGGTTGTACCGTTGATTTGACCCGCAAAAAAGAGTCCGTCGACGAACTTAGTTTCAAGAGATTGTTTCAAATCACGAGGGTCAAAGAAATCGTACTCAATGGCATAACCAGGTCGGCAAATATGCGCGTTTTCAAACCCTTTAATCGAGCGTACGATTTCAAGTTGCACATCAAATGGCAAACTCGTCGAAATTCCGTTCGGGTACAACTCGTAAGTATTTAACCCTTCTGGTTCTACGAAGATCTGATGTTTTTCTTTGTCCGCAAAACGCACAATTTTATCTTCAATTGACGGACAATAACGCGGTCCAATTCCTTCGATAACGCCTGCATACATAGGAGAGCGATGAAGGTTATTACGGATCGTATCGTGCGTCTTTTCATTCGTGTAAGTGATATAGCATGGGATCTGCGTTGGGTGATCCGATTGTTTGCCCATGAATGAAAATACCGGTGTCGGCGTGTCACCTGGCTGTTCTTGCATTACAGTAAAATCAACCGTACGAGCATCGATACGCGGCGGAGTACCGGTTTTTAAACGATCAACACGGAAAGGCATTTCACGAAGACGGTTTGCAAGCGCGATAGAAGGTGGATCACCAGCACGACCACCGTTGTAATTTTCCATACCAATGTGAATACGGCCACCAAGAAAGGTACCGACCGTCAGTACTACTGCTTTGGCTTTAAAGCGCAAACCCATTTGCGTTACAACACCCGTTGCACGGTTGTTTTCGACAATTAGGTCATCACAAGATTGTTGGAAAATCGTCAAGTTTGGTTGGTGTTGTAAAATGTCTTGGATCGCCGCTTTGTACAGTTGGCGATCGGCTTGTGCACGAGTTGCACGAACAGCAGGGCCTTTTGAGCTGTTCAACGTTCTAAATTGGATCCCACCTTTATCGATGGCTCTCGCCATAGCGCCACCTAGCGCATCGATCTCTTTAACAAGATGTCCTTTGCCGATCCCTCCAATCGCAGGATTACAAGACATCTGTCCTAACGTATCCATATTGTGGGTCAATAAAAGCGTATTCATACCCATACGAGCCGACGCTAAAGCGGCTTCGGTACCAGCATGACCACCACCAACAACAATGACATCAAACTGTTCGTGATAAAGCATTAACGGGATCCTAATTAAACACTAACCAGTAATTTCTGAAAGGGAGCGTATTCTACCTAGAAATTGAGAGAAGTGAAATGATTAAATATTGTACAGAAGCTAAAGTGGATCACTAAAAATATATAAGATCTTTTAAAGAGATCTTTATTGATCTTATATTTAAGCAAGCCAATATCTGTGAGTAAGTCATTTTTCATTTTGTAAAACAGTTAATTAGATCGGATCAATTGATGTGAATTAGATCGGATCTAACTAAGCATAAGCTTTGATCAAAATCGCTATTTATACACAGCCTCGATCTCGAGGATTTTTATCCAATGGATAAGTATGCATAGATCCGCAGTTAGATCAGAACTTATCCACATAGCGAACTAATTTTAGATCTAAATGTGAATAAGTTGGATATAACGATCATTCTCTATAAGGTATGTAGCACATCGGCAAGTGAAGGAGCCCAAGCTTCTGCGGTATCTTCCGGTAAGGATTGATCCAATACGTTAATGTAAAGAGCTGGCAGTAATTGCGTTGCACCTTTA is part of the Pseudoalteromonas xiamenensis genome and encodes:
- a CDS encoding ATP synthase subunit I codes for the protein MTQSLASPYRRAALKGVLSQGVVAFAIAVIVFVGWGALAALSALSGGVIAVLPNLIFAVYAFRYVGASKANQVHKSFKRGAGLKFLLTALLFIVAFKTLQVEPLWLFVSFISVTVVSWFTSIFFNH
- a CDS encoding ParB/RepB/Spo0J family partition protein yields the protein MSVKKRGLGRGLDALLSSAKPNAVEPKLEHVETTQDVATASQDKTLLTLPIEFLQRGKYQPRKDMSEEALEELASSIRAQGVIQPIVVRPVAENKYEIIAGERRWRASQLAKLDVVPCIIKDVADEAAVAIALIENIQREDLNAMEEAIALQRLIDEFALTHQQVAEAVGKSRTTVTNLLRLNNLNDDVKILLEHGDIEMGHARCLLGLEGASQSEAANAVVAKALTVRETEKLVRKMLEPMPEKTVKDKDPDVQLLEQQLADNLGAKVEISYNQKGKGKLVISYASLDELDGILGRIHPDLQQPS
- a CDS encoding ParA family protein, whose product is MARVIAIANQKGGVGKTTTAVNLAASMAATKRKVLLIDLDPQGNATMGSGVDKYGDVPTIYDLLIEDKPIHDVISKETSGEYHLIAANGDVTAAEVKLMELFAREVRLRNALESVLAEYDFIFIDCPPSLNMLTVNAMAAADSILVPMQCEYYALEGLTALMDTITQLSKLVNPKLQIEGILRTMYDPRNRLANDVSEQLKQHFGDKVYRTVIPRNVRLAEAPSFGAPAMYYDRASSGAKSYLALAGEILRRKEKQAAAVA
- the rsmG gene encoding 16S rRNA (guanine(527)-N(7))-methyltransferase RsmG is translated as MLQQQLSRLLAQTDIALTEHQQNQLVSYVELLNKWNKAYNLTSVRDPNEMMVKHIMDSLVVAQHLKGSNYIDVGTGPGLPGIVLAIALPDVNFVLLDSLGKRVRFLTQVKHALDLKNVTPVQSRVEEYQPSVKLDGVLSRAFASLQDMVDWCQHLIDDSGFFLALKGQFPVEELSGLPTGVTMVQDIELSVPELGAERHLVILAKNQ
- the mnmG gene encoding tRNA uridine-5-carboxymethylaminomethyl(34) synthesis enzyme MnmG, which produces MLYHEQFDVIVVGGGHAGTEAALASARMGMNTLLLTHNMDTLGQMSCNPAIGGIGKGHLVKEIDALGGAMARAIDKGGIQFRTLNSSKGPAVRATRAQADRQLYKAAIQDILQHQPNLTIFQQSCDDLIVENNRATGVVTQMGLRFKAKAVVLTVGTFLGGRIHIGMENYNGGRAGDPPSIALANRLREMPFRVDRLKTGTPPRIDARTVDFTVMQEQPGDTPTPVFSFMGKQSDHPTQIPCYITYTNEKTHDTIRNNLHRSPMYAGVIEGIGPRYCPSIEDKIVRFADKEKHQIFVEPEGLNTYELYPNGISTSLPFDVQLEIVRSIKGFENAHICRPGYAIEYDFFDPRDLKQSLETKFVDGLFFAGQINGTTGYEEAGAQGLIAGMNAALQVQDKEAWTPRRDEAYVGVLIDDLATLGTKEPYRMFTSRAEYRLLLREDNADLRLTAKGRDLGLVDDARWAAFNEKLEVMEQETQRIRSTWIHKDHPALNAVNNLLKAPLSREASLEDLLRRPEINYHDLMAIEGLGSESENLQALEQVEIQTKYAGYIARQQDEIEKQMRHEQTALPLDFDYRQVSGLSNEVITKLSDARPQTIGQASRISGITPAAISLLLVYLKKQGLLRKSA